From Symphalangus syndactylus isolate Jambi chromosome 17, NHGRI_mSymSyn1-v2.1_pri, whole genome shotgun sequence, one genomic window encodes:
- the HNRNPUL1 gene encoding heterogeneous nuclear ribonucleoprotein U-like protein 1 isoform X8, with the protein MPLDAILRVLLFDAMDNITRQNQFYDTQVIKQENESGYERRPLEMEQQQAYRPEMKTEMKQGAPTSFLPPEASQLKPDRQQFQSRKRPYEENRGRGYFEHREDRRGRSPQPPAEEDEDDFDDTLVAIDTYNCDLHFKVARDRSSGYPLTIEGFAYLWSGARASYGVRRGRVCFEMKINEEISVKHLPSTEPDPHVVRIGWSLDSCSTQLGEEPFSYGYGGTGKKSTNSRFENYGDKFAENDVIGCFADFECGNDVELSFTKNGKWMGIAFRIQKEALGGQALYPHVLVKNCAVEFNFGQRAEPYCSVLPGFTFIQHLPLSERIRGTVGPKSKAECEILMMVGLPAAGKTTWAIKHAASNPSKKYNILGTNAIMDKMRVMGLRRQRNYAGRWDVLIQQATQCLNRLIQIAARKKRNYILDQTNVYGSAQRRKMRPFEGFQRKAIVICPTDEDLKDRTIKRTDEEGKDVPDHAVLEMKANFTLPDVGDFLDEVLFIELQREEADKLVRQYNEEGRKAGPPPEKRFDNRGGGGFRGRGGGGGFQRYDNRGPPGGNRGGFQNRGGGSGGGGNYRGGFNRSGGGGYSQNRWGNNNRDNNNSNNRGSYNRAPQQQPPPQQPPPPQPPPQQPPPPPSYSPARNPPGASTYSKNSNIPGSSANTSTPTVSSYSPPQPSYSQPPYNQGGYSQGYTAPPPPPPPPPAYNYGSYGGYNPAPYTPPPPPTAQTYPQPSYNQYQQYAQQWNQYYQNQGQWPPYYGNYDYGSYSGNTQGGTSTQ; encoded by the exons ATGCCACTGGATGCGATCCTGAGAGTTCTCCTATTTG atgCCATGGACAATATTACCAGGCAGAACCAATTCTACGATACCCAAGTCATCAAACAAGAAAACGAGTCAGGCTACGAGAGGAGACCACTGGAAATGGAGCAGCAGCAGGCCTATCGCCCAG AAATGAAGACAGAGATGAAGCAAGGAGCACCCACCAGCTTCCTCCCGCCTGAAGCTTCTCAACTCAAGCCAGACAGGCAGCAATTCCAGAGTCGAAAGAGGCCTTATGAAGAAAACCGGGGACGGGGGTACTTTGAGCACCGAGAGGATAGGAG GGGccgctctcctcagcctcctgctgaAGAGGATGAAGATGACTTTGACGATACCCTTGTTGCTATTGACACCT ATAACTGCGACCTCCACTTCAAGGTGGCCCGAGATCGGAGTAGTGGCTATCCACTCACAATTGAGGGCTTTGCATACCTGTGGTCAGGAGCCCGTGCCAGCTATGGGGTCAGAAGGGGCCGTGTGTGCTTCGAGATGAAG ATCAATGAGGAAATCTCCGTGAAGCACCTTCCATCTACAGAGCCTGACCCCCACGTGGTCCGTATAGGCTGGTCTCTGGACTCCTGCAGCACCCAGCTAG GCGAAGAGCCTTTCTCCTATGGCTATGGAGGCACTGGGAAGAAGTCCACCAATAGCCGGTTTGAAAACTACGGAGACAAGTTTGCAGAGAACGATGTGATTGGCTGCTTTGCG GACTTTGAATGTGGAAATGACGTGGAACTGTCCTTTACCAAGAATGGAAAGTGGATGGGCATTGCTTTCCGAATCCAGAAGGAAGCCTTGGGGGGTCAGGCCCTCTATCCTCATGTCCTGGTGAAGAATTGCGCGGTGGAGTTCAACTTCGGACAGAGGGCAGAGCCCTACTGTTCTGTCCTCCCAGGGTTTACCTTCATCCAGCACCTTCCCCTTAGTGAGCGTATCCGGGGCACCGTTGGACCAAAGAGCAAGGCAGAATGTGAG ATTCTGATGATGGTGGGCCTGCCTGCTGCTGGCAAGACCACATGGGCCATCAAACATGCAGCTTCCAACCCTTCCAAGAAGTACAACATCCTGGGTACCAATGCCATCATGGATAAGATGCGG GTGATGGGCCTACGCCGGCAGCGGAACTATGCTGGCCGCTGGGACGTCCTGATCCAGCAGGCCACCCAGTGCCTCAACCGCCTCATCCAGATTGCTGCCCGCAAGAAACGCAACTATATCCTAGATCAG ACAAATGTTTATGGGTCAGCCCAGAGACGAAAAATGAGACCATTTGAAGGCTTCCAGCGCAAAGCTATTGTAATTTGTCCCACTGACGAGGACCTAAAAGACCGAACAATAAAGCGAACCGACGAGGAAGGGAAGGATGTCCCAGATCATGCGGTCTTAGAAATGAAAG CCAACTTCACGTTGCCAGATGTTGGGGACTTCCTGGATGAGGTTCTGTTCATTGAGCTGCAGCGGGAGGAAGCAGACAAGCTAGTGAGGCAGTACAACGAGGAAGGCCGCAAGGCTGGGCCACCCCCTGAAAAGCGCTTTGACAACCGAGGTGGTGGTGGCTTCCGGGGCCGCGGGGGTGGCGGTGGCTTCCAGCGCTATGACAACCGAGGACCCCCTGGAGGCAACCGTGGCGGCTTCCAGAACCGAGGGGGAGGCAGCGGTGGAGGAGGCAACTACCGAGGAG GTTTCAACCGCAGCGGAGGTGGTGGCTATAGCCAGAACCGCTGGGGTAACAACAACCGGGATAACAACAACTCCAACAATAGAGGCAGCTACAACCGGGCTCCCCAGCAACAGCCGCCACCACAGCAGCCTCCGCCACCACAGCCACCACCCCAGCAGCCACCGCCACCACCCAGCTACAGCCCTGCTCGCAACCCCCCAGGGGCCAGCACCTACAGTAAGAACAGCAACATCCCTGGCTCAAGCGCCAATACCAGCACCCCCACCGTCAGCAGCTACAGCCCTCCACAG CCGAGTTACAGCCAGCCACCCTACAACCAGGGAGGTTACAGCCAGGGCTACACAGCCCCAccgcctccacctccaccaccacctgccTACAACTATGGGAGCTACGGCGGTTACAACCCGGCCCCCTATACCCCACCGCCACCCCCCACCGCACAGACCTACCCTCAGCCCAGCTATAACCAGTATCAGCAG TATGCCCAGCAGTGGAACCAGTACTATCAGAACCAGGGCCAGTGGCCGCCATATTACGGGAACTACGACTACGGGAGCTACTCCGGGAACACACAGGGTGGCACAAGCACACAGTAG
- the HNRNPUL1 gene encoding heterogeneous nuclear ribonucleoprotein U-like protein 1 isoform X6: MPLDAILRVLLFDAMDNITRQNQFYDTQVIKQENESGYERRPLEMEQQQAYRPEMKTEMKQGAPTSFLPPEASQLKPDRQQFQSRKRPYEENRGRGYFEHREDRRGRSPQPPAEEDEDDFDDTLVAIDTYNCDLHFKVARDRSSGYPLTIEGFAYLWSGARASYGVRRGRVCFEMKINEEISVKHLPSTEPDPHVVRIGWSLDSCSTQLGEEPFSYGYGGTGKKSTNSRFENYGDKFAENDVIGCFADFECGNDVELSFTKNGKWMGIAFRIQKEALGGQALYPHVLVKNCAVEFNFGQRAEPYCSVLPGFTFIQHLPLSERIRGTVGPKSKAECEILMMVGLPAAGKTTWAIKHAASNPSKKYNILGTNAIMDKMRVMGLRRQRNYAGRWDVLIQQATQCLNRLIQIAARKKRNYILDQTNVYGSAQRRKMRPFEGFQRKAIVICPTDEDLKDRTIKRTDEEGKDVPDHAVLEMKANFTLPDVGDFLDEVLFIELQREEADKLVRQYNEEGRKAGPPPEKRFDNRGGGGFRGRGGGGGFQRYDNRGPPGGNRGGFQNRGGGSGGGGNYRGGFNRSGGGGYSQNRWGNNNRDNNNSNNRGSYNRAPQQQPPPQQPPPPQPPPQQPPPPPSYSPARNPPGASTYSKNSNIPGSSANTSTPTVSSYSPPQSFGFFPSTFQPSYSQPPYNQGGYSQGYTAPPPPPPPPPAYNYGSYGGYNPAPYTPPPPPTAQTYPQPSYNQYQQYAQQWNQYYQNQGQWPPYYGNYDYGSYSGNTQGGTSTQ; encoded by the exons ATGCCACTGGATGCGATCCTGAGAGTTCTCCTATTTG atgCCATGGACAATATTACCAGGCAGAACCAATTCTACGATACCCAAGTCATCAAACAAGAAAACGAGTCAGGCTACGAGAGGAGACCACTGGAAATGGAGCAGCAGCAGGCCTATCGCCCAG AAATGAAGACAGAGATGAAGCAAGGAGCACCCACCAGCTTCCTCCCGCCTGAAGCTTCTCAACTCAAGCCAGACAGGCAGCAATTCCAGAGTCGAAAGAGGCCTTATGAAGAAAACCGGGGACGGGGGTACTTTGAGCACCGAGAGGATAGGAG GGGccgctctcctcagcctcctgctgaAGAGGATGAAGATGACTTTGACGATACCCTTGTTGCTATTGACACCT ATAACTGCGACCTCCACTTCAAGGTGGCCCGAGATCGGAGTAGTGGCTATCCACTCACAATTGAGGGCTTTGCATACCTGTGGTCAGGAGCCCGTGCCAGCTATGGGGTCAGAAGGGGCCGTGTGTGCTTCGAGATGAAG ATCAATGAGGAAATCTCCGTGAAGCACCTTCCATCTACAGAGCCTGACCCCCACGTGGTCCGTATAGGCTGGTCTCTGGACTCCTGCAGCACCCAGCTAG GCGAAGAGCCTTTCTCCTATGGCTATGGAGGCACTGGGAAGAAGTCCACCAATAGCCGGTTTGAAAACTACGGAGACAAGTTTGCAGAGAACGATGTGATTGGCTGCTTTGCG GACTTTGAATGTGGAAATGACGTGGAACTGTCCTTTACCAAGAATGGAAAGTGGATGGGCATTGCTTTCCGAATCCAGAAGGAAGCCTTGGGGGGTCAGGCCCTCTATCCTCATGTCCTGGTGAAGAATTGCGCGGTGGAGTTCAACTTCGGACAGAGGGCAGAGCCCTACTGTTCTGTCCTCCCAGGGTTTACCTTCATCCAGCACCTTCCCCTTAGTGAGCGTATCCGGGGCACCGTTGGACCAAAGAGCAAGGCAGAATGTGAG ATTCTGATGATGGTGGGCCTGCCTGCTGCTGGCAAGACCACATGGGCCATCAAACATGCAGCTTCCAACCCTTCCAAGAAGTACAACATCCTGGGTACCAATGCCATCATGGATAAGATGCGG GTGATGGGCCTACGCCGGCAGCGGAACTATGCTGGCCGCTGGGACGTCCTGATCCAGCAGGCCACCCAGTGCCTCAACCGCCTCATCCAGATTGCTGCCCGCAAGAAACGCAACTATATCCTAGATCAG ACAAATGTTTATGGGTCAGCCCAGAGACGAAAAATGAGACCATTTGAAGGCTTCCAGCGCAAAGCTATTGTAATTTGTCCCACTGACGAGGACCTAAAAGACCGAACAATAAAGCGAACCGACGAGGAAGGGAAGGATGTCCCAGATCATGCGGTCTTAGAAATGAAAG CCAACTTCACGTTGCCAGATGTTGGGGACTTCCTGGATGAGGTTCTGTTCATTGAGCTGCAGCGGGAGGAAGCAGACAAGCTAGTGAGGCAGTACAACGAGGAAGGCCGCAAGGCTGGGCCACCCCCTGAAAAGCGCTTTGACAACCGAGGTGGTGGTGGCTTCCGGGGCCGCGGGGGTGGCGGTGGCTTCCAGCGCTATGACAACCGAGGACCCCCTGGAGGCAACCGTGGCGGCTTCCAGAACCGAGGGGGAGGCAGCGGTGGAGGAGGCAACTACCGAGGAG GTTTCAACCGCAGCGGAGGTGGTGGCTATAGCCAGAACCGCTGGGGTAACAACAACCGGGATAACAACAACTCCAACAATAGAGGCAGCTACAACCGGGCTCCCCAGCAACAGCCGCCACCACAGCAGCCTCCGCCACCACAGCCACCACCCCAGCAGCCACCGCCACCACCCAGCTACAGCCCTGCTCGCAACCCCCCAGGGGCCAGCACCTACAGTAAGAACAGCAACATCCCTGGCTCAAGCGCCAATACCAGCACCCCCACCGTCAGCAGCTACAGCCCTCCACAG AGCTTTGGCTTTTTTCCCTCCACTTTCCAGCCGAGTTACAGCCAGCCACCCTACAACCAGGGAGGTTACAGCCAGGGCTACACAGCCCCAccgcctccacctccaccaccacctgccTACAACTATGGGAGCTACGGCGGTTACAACCCGGCCCCCTATACCCCACCGCCACCCCCCACCGCACAGACCTACCCTCAGCCCAGCTATAACCAGTATCAGCAG TATGCCCAGCAGTGGAACCAGTACTATCAGAACCAGGGCCAGTGGCCGCCATATTACGGGAACTACGACTACGGGAGCTACTCCGGGAACACACAGGGTGGCACAAGCACACAGTAG
- the HNRNPUL1 gene encoding heterogeneous nuclear ribonucleoprotein U-like protein 1 isoform X1: protein MDVRRLKVNELREELQRRGLDTRGLKAELAERLQAALEAEEPDDERELDADDEPGRPGHINEEVETEGGSELEGTAQPPPPGLQPHAEPGGYSGPDGHYAMDNITRQNQFYDTQVIKQENESGYERRPLEMEQQQAYRPEMKTEMKQGAPTSFLPPEASQLKPDRQQFQSRKRPYEENRGRGYFEHREDRRGRSPQPPAEEDEDDFDDTLVAIDTYNCDLHFKVARDRSSGYPLTIEGFAYLWSGARASYGVRRGRVCFEMKINEEISVKHLPSTEPDPHVVRIGWSLDSCSTQLGEEPFSYGYGGTGKKSTNSRFENYGDKFAENDVIGCFADFECGNDVELSFTKNGKWMGIAFRIQKEALGGQALYPHVLVKNCAVEFNFGQRAEPYCSVLPGFTFIQHLPLSERIRGTVGPKSKAECEILMMVGLPAAGKTTWAIKHAASNPSKKYNILGTNAIMDKMRVMGLRRQRNYAGRWDVLIQQATQCLNRLIQIAARKKRNYILDQTNVYGSAQRRKMRPFEGFQRKAIVICPTDEDLKDRTIKRTDEEGKDVPDHAVLEMKANFTLPDVGDFLDEVLFIELQREEADKLVRQYNEEGRKAGPPPEKRFDNRGGGGFRGRGGGGGFQRYDNRGPPGGNRGGFQNRGGGSGGGGNYRGGFNRSGGGGYSQNRWGNNNRDNNNSNNRGSYNRAPQQQPPPQQPPPPQPPPQQPPPPPSYSPARNPPGASTYSKNSNIPGSSANTSTPTVSSYSPPQSFGFFPSTFQPSYSQPPYNQGGYSQGYTAPPPPPPPPPAYNYGSYGGYNPAPYTPPPPPTAQTYPQPSYNQYQQYAQQWNQYYQNQGQWPPYYGNYDYGSYSGNTQGGTSTQ, encoded by the exons ATGGATGTGCGCCGTCTGAAGGTGAACGAACTTCGCGAGGAGCTGCAGCGCCGCGGCCTGGACACTCGAGGCCTCAAGGCCGAGCTTGCTGAGCGGCTGCAGGCGGCGTTGGAGGCCGAGGAGCCTGACGACGAGCGGGAGCTCGACGCCGACGACGAACCGGGGCGACCCGGGCACATCAACGAGGAGGTCGAGACCGAGGGGGGCTCCGAGCTGGAGGGGACCGCGCAGCCACCGCCGCCCGGGCTGCAGCCGCACGCGGAGCCCGGCGGCTACTCGGGGCCGGACGGACATT atgCCATGGACAATATTACCAGGCAGAACCAATTCTACGATACCCAAGTCATCAAACAAGAAAACGAGTCAGGCTACGAGAGGAGACCACTGGAAATGGAGCAGCAGCAGGCCTATCGCCCAG AAATGAAGACAGAGATGAAGCAAGGAGCACCCACCAGCTTCCTCCCGCCTGAAGCTTCTCAACTCAAGCCAGACAGGCAGCAATTCCAGAGTCGAAAGAGGCCTTATGAAGAAAACCGGGGACGGGGGTACTTTGAGCACCGAGAGGATAGGAG GGGccgctctcctcagcctcctgctgaAGAGGATGAAGATGACTTTGACGATACCCTTGTTGCTATTGACACCT ATAACTGCGACCTCCACTTCAAGGTGGCCCGAGATCGGAGTAGTGGCTATCCACTCACAATTGAGGGCTTTGCATACCTGTGGTCAGGAGCCCGTGCCAGCTATGGGGTCAGAAGGGGCCGTGTGTGCTTCGAGATGAAG ATCAATGAGGAAATCTCCGTGAAGCACCTTCCATCTACAGAGCCTGACCCCCACGTGGTCCGTATAGGCTGGTCTCTGGACTCCTGCAGCACCCAGCTAG GCGAAGAGCCTTTCTCCTATGGCTATGGAGGCACTGGGAAGAAGTCCACCAATAGCCGGTTTGAAAACTACGGAGACAAGTTTGCAGAGAACGATGTGATTGGCTGCTTTGCG GACTTTGAATGTGGAAATGACGTGGAACTGTCCTTTACCAAGAATGGAAAGTGGATGGGCATTGCTTTCCGAATCCAGAAGGAAGCCTTGGGGGGTCAGGCCCTCTATCCTCATGTCCTGGTGAAGAATTGCGCGGTGGAGTTCAACTTCGGACAGAGGGCAGAGCCCTACTGTTCTGTCCTCCCAGGGTTTACCTTCATCCAGCACCTTCCCCTTAGTGAGCGTATCCGGGGCACCGTTGGACCAAAGAGCAAGGCAGAATGTGAG ATTCTGATGATGGTGGGCCTGCCTGCTGCTGGCAAGACCACATGGGCCATCAAACATGCAGCTTCCAACCCTTCCAAGAAGTACAACATCCTGGGTACCAATGCCATCATGGATAAGATGCGG GTGATGGGCCTACGCCGGCAGCGGAACTATGCTGGCCGCTGGGACGTCCTGATCCAGCAGGCCACCCAGTGCCTCAACCGCCTCATCCAGATTGCTGCCCGCAAGAAACGCAACTATATCCTAGATCAG ACAAATGTTTATGGGTCAGCCCAGAGACGAAAAATGAGACCATTTGAAGGCTTCCAGCGCAAAGCTATTGTAATTTGTCCCACTGACGAGGACCTAAAAGACCGAACAATAAAGCGAACCGACGAGGAAGGGAAGGATGTCCCAGATCATGCGGTCTTAGAAATGAAAG CCAACTTCACGTTGCCAGATGTTGGGGACTTCCTGGATGAGGTTCTGTTCATTGAGCTGCAGCGGGAGGAAGCAGACAAGCTAGTGAGGCAGTACAACGAGGAAGGCCGCAAGGCTGGGCCACCCCCTGAAAAGCGCTTTGACAACCGAGGTGGTGGTGGCTTCCGGGGCCGCGGGGGTGGCGGTGGCTTCCAGCGCTATGACAACCGAGGACCCCCTGGAGGCAACCGTGGCGGCTTCCAGAACCGAGGGGGAGGCAGCGGTGGAGGAGGCAACTACCGAGGAG GTTTCAACCGCAGCGGAGGTGGTGGCTATAGCCAGAACCGCTGGGGTAACAACAACCGGGATAACAACAACTCCAACAATAGAGGCAGCTACAACCGGGCTCCCCAGCAACAGCCGCCACCACAGCAGCCTCCGCCACCACAGCCACCACCCCAGCAGCCACCGCCACCACCCAGCTACAGCCCTGCTCGCAACCCCCCAGGGGCCAGCACCTACAGTAAGAACAGCAACATCCCTGGCTCAAGCGCCAATACCAGCACCCCCACCGTCAGCAGCTACAGCCCTCCACAG AGCTTTGGCTTTTTTCCCTCCACTTTCCAGCCGAGTTACAGCCAGCCACCCTACAACCAGGGAGGTTACAGCCAGGGCTACACAGCCCCAccgcctccacctccaccaccacctgccTACAACTATGGGAGCTACGGCGGTTACAACCCGGCCCCCTATACCCCACCGCCACCCCCCACCGCACAGACCTACCCTCAGCCCAGCTATAACCAGTATCAGCAG TATGCCCAGCAGTGGAACCAGTACTATCAGAACCAGGGCCAGTGGCCGCCATATTACGGGAACTACGACTACGGGAGCTACTCCGGGAACACACAGGGTGGCACAAGCACACAGTAG
- the HNRNPUL1 gene encoding heterogeneous nuclear ribonucleoprotein U-like protein 1 isoform X5, protein MDVRRLKVNELREELQRRGLDTRGLKAELAERLQAALEAEEPDDERELDADDEPGRPGHINEEVETEGGSELEGTAQPPPPGLQPHAEPGGYSGPDGHYAMDNITRQNQFYDTQVIKQENESGYERRPLEMEQQQAYRPEMKTEMKQGAPTSFLPPEASQLKPDRQQFQSRKRPYEENRGRGYFEHREDRRGRSPQPPAEEDEDDFDDTLVAIDTYNCDLHFKVARDRSSGYPLTIEGFAYLWSGARASYGVRRGRVCFEMKDFECGNDVELSFTKNGKWMGIAFRIQKEALGGQALYPHVLVKNCAVEFNFGQRAEPYCSVLPGFTFIQHLPLSERIRGTVGPKSKAECEILMMVGLPAAGKTTWAIKHAASNPSKKYNILGTNAIMDKMRVMGLRRQRNYAGRWDVLIQQATQCLNRLIQIAARKKRNYILDQTNVYGSAQRRKMRPFEGFQRKAIVICPTDEDLKDRTIKRTDEEGKDVPDHAVLEMKANFTLPDVGDFLDEVLFIELQREEADKLVRQYNEEGRKAGPPPEKRFDNRGGGGFRGRGGGGGFQRYDNRGPPGGNRGGFQNRGGGSGGGGNYRGGFNRSGGGGYSQNRWGNNNRDNNNSNNRGSYNRAPQQQPPPQQPPPPQPPPQQPPPPPSYSPARNPPGASTYSKNSNIPGSSANTSTPTVSSYSPPQPSYSQPPYNQGGYSQGYTAPPPPPPPPPAYNYGSYGGYNPAPYTPPPPPTAQTYPQPSYNQYQQYAQQWNQYYQNQGQWPPYYGNYDYGSYSGNTQGGTSTQ, encoded by the exons ATGGATGTGCGCCGTCTGAAGGTGAACGAACTTCGCGAGGAGCTGCAGCGCCGCGGCCTGGACACTCGAGGCCTCAAGGCCGAGCTTGCTGAGCGGCTGCAGGCGGCGTTGGAGGCCGAGGAGCCTGACGACGAGCGGGAGCTCGACGCCGACGACGAACCGGGGCGACCCGGGCACATCAACGAGGAGGTCGAGACCGAGGGGGGCTCCGAGCTGGAGGGGACCGCGCAGCCACCGCCGCCCGGGCTGCAGCCGCACGCGGAGCCCGGCGGCTACTCGGGGCCGGACGGACATT atgCCATGGACAATATTACCAGGCAGAACCAATTCTACGATACCCAAGTCATCAAACAAGAAAACGAGTCAGGCTACGAGAGGAGACCACTGGAAATGGAGCAGCAGCAGGCCTATCGCCCAG AAATGAAGACAGAGATGAAGCAAGGAGCACCCACCAGCTTCCTCCCGCCTGAAGCTTCTCAACTCAAGCCAGACAGGCAGCAATTCCAGAGTCGAAAGAGGCCTTATGAAGAAAACCGGGGACGGGGGTACTTTGAGCACCGAGAGGATAGGAG GGGccgctctcctcagcctcctgctgaAGAGGATGAAGATGACTTTGACGATACCCTTGTTGCTATTGACACCT ATAACTGCGACCTCCACTTCAAGGTGGCCCGAGATCGGAGTAGTGGCTATCCACTCACAATTGAGGGCTTTGCATACCTGTGGTCAGGAGCCCGTGCCAGCTATGGGGTCAGAAGGGGCCGTGTGTGCTTCGAGATGAAG GACTTTGAATGTGGAAATGACGTGGAACTGTCCTTTACCAAGAATGGAAAGTGGATGGGCATTGCTTTCCGAATCCAGAAGGAAGCCTTGGGGGGTCAGGCCCTCTATCCTCATGTCCTGGTGAAGAATTGCGCGGTGGAGTTCAACTTCGGACAGAGGGCAGAGCCCTACTGTTCTGTCCTCCCAGGGTTTACCTTCATCCAGCACCTTCCCCTTAGTGAGCGTATCCGGGGCACCGTTGGACCAAAGAGCAAGGCAGAATGTGAG ATTCTGATGATGGTGGGCCTGCCTGCTGCTGGCAAGACCACATGGGCCATCAAACATGCAGCTTCCAACCCTTCCAAGAAGTACAACATCCTGGGTACCAATGCCATCATGGATAAGATGCGG GTGATGGGCCTACGCCGGCAGCGGAACTATGCTGGCCGCTGGGACGTCCTGATCCAGCAGGCCACCCAGTGCCTCAACCGCCTCATCCAGATTGCTGCCCGCAAGAAACGCAACTATATCCTAGATCAG ACAAATGTTTATGGGTCAGCCCAGAGACGAAAAATGAGACCATTTGAAGGCTTCCAGCGCAAAGCTATTGTAATTTGTCCCACTGACGAGGACCTAAAAGACCGAACAATAAAGCGAACCGACGAGGAAGGGAAGGATGTCCCAGATCATGCGGTCTTAGAAATGAAAG CCAACTTCACGTTGCCAGATGTTGGGGACTTCCTGGATGAGGTTCTGTTCATTGAGCTGCAGCGGGAGGAAGCAGACAAGCTAGTGAGGCAGTACAACGAGGAAGGCCGCAAGGCTGGGCCACCCCCTGAAAAGCGCTTTGACAACCGAGGTGGTGGTGGCTTCCGGGGCCGCGGGGGTGGCGGTGGCTTCCAGCGCTATGACAACCGAGGACCCCCTGGAGGCAACCGTGGCGGCTTCCAGAACCGAGGGGGAGGCAGCGGTGGAGGAGGCAACTACCGAGGAG GTTTCAACCGCAGCGGAGGTGGTGGCTATAGCCAGAACCGCTGGGGTAACAACAACCGGGATAACAACAACTCCAACAATAGAGGCAGCTACAACCGGGCTCCCCAGCAACAGCCGCCACCACAGCAGCCTCCGCCACCACAGCCACCACCCCAGCAGCCACCGCCACCACCCAGCTACAGCCCTGCTCGCAACCCCCCAGGGGCCAGCACCTACAGTAAGAACAGCAACATCCCTGGCTCAAGCGCCAATACCAGCACCCCCACCGTCAGCAGCTACAGCCCTCCACAG CCGAGTTACAGCCAGCCACCCTACAACCAGGGAGGTTACAGCCAGGGCTACACAGCCCCAccgcctccacctccaccaccacctgccTACAACTATGGGAGCTACGGCGGTTACAACCCGGCCCCCTATACCCCACCGCCACCCCCCACCGCACAGACCTACCCTCAGCCCAGCTATAACCAGTATCAGCAG TATGCCCAGCAGTGGAACCAGTACTATCAGAACCAGGGCCAGTGGCCGCCATATTACGGGAACTACGACTACGGGAGCTACTCCGGGAACACACAGGGTGGCACAAGCACACAGTAG